In Zingiber officinale cultivar Zhangliang chromosome 8B, Zo_v1.1, whole genome shotgun sequence, a single genomic region encodes these proteins:
- the LOC122013735 gene encoding transcription factor NIGT1-like codes for MNMNDRIRVHELIRALHEERKKVEAFQSELPLCLQLIDQSIETYKQMMDSGGEGRSSYNTVVEEMELISLNPNPPNCDKALPDRPIAVRARPGGALSVIGYDDNNDDAGDEENLQRSQSRRKVRRYWSEDLHKRFLHALEQLGGCDVATPKYIRKLMKVDGLTNDEIKSHLQKFRLHSRRSNPAGLCSSSSPQSAQFVVVRGIWIPTPADVAASSNTPPVTAGAPEAGMQPLLLTLPSPFMFLDQSHGPTKEIKVDGRVKHVFKFMEDEFEINSCISISIDMNYDSRDCSTEYDKSLLIA; via the exons ATGAACATGAACGATCGAATAAGGGTTCATGAGTTGATTCGTGCCCTCCATGAGGAACGTAAGAAGGTGGAAGCCTTCCAAAGTGAGCTGCCTTTGTGCCTTCAACTCATAGACCAAT CAATAGAGACCTACAAGCAGATGATGGATAGTGGTGGTGAGGGAAGATCAAGCTACAACACTGTAGTGGAGGAGATGGAACTCATTTCCTTAAACCCTAATCCACCTAATTGCGATAAGGCACTGCCGGACAGGCCTATAGCGGTCAGGGCTAGGCCAGGAGGAGCACTGTCAGTGATCGGCTACGATGATAACAATGATGATGCCGGCGACGAAGAGAACTTGCAAAGATCTCAATCGAGGAGGAAGGTGAGAAGGTATTGGTCGGAGGATTTGCACAAGAGGTTCTTGCATGCGTTGGAGCAATTAGGTGGTTGTGACG TTGCCACACCGAAATACATAAGGAAGCTAATGAAGGTGGATGGGCTCACCAACGATGAGATCAAGAGTCATTTGCAG AAGTTTCGACTTCACTCGAGAAGAAGTAACCCTGCAGGGTTATGTAGCAGCAGTAGTCCTCAGTCGGCTCAATTTGTGGTGGTGAGAGGAATATGGATTCCGACCCCGGCGGATGTTGCTGCTTCATCTAACACGCCTCCGGTGACAGCCGGTGCGCCGGAGGCCGGGATGCAACCGCTTCTCTTAACCCTGCCTTCACCCTTCATGTTCCTGGACCAAAGTCATGGGCCAACCAAAGAGATCAA AGTTGATGGTAGAGTGAAACACGTTTTTAAATTCATGGAAGATGAATTTGAGATCAATTCGTGTATATCGATTTCGATCGACATGAATTATGATAGCCGTGATTGTAGCACCGAATATGATAAGTCCTTGTTGATTGCCTAG
- the LOC122016078 gene encoding IQ domain-containing protein IQM2-like — protein sequence MRSLRSFPGVLDDSMNNGLEAIFSRPPTLRSVSFNGRDSDPCVLKTFCRRMSFNRREMEIPKRTLSRPAVSPKFSRLNPFPNRRFASPEEFVGPGSPKHEAAVKLQKVYKSFRTRRQLADCAVLVEQRWWKLLDFVQLKRSSVSFFDLEKAESAVSRWSRARTKAAKVGKGLSKDEKAQKLALQHWLEAIDPRHRYGHNLHFYYDCWVQCESRQPFFYWLDVGEGKEVNLEEQCTRSKLQQQCIKYLGPKEREAYEVAIEDGKFSYRQSGQLLDSSDGPKGAKLIFVLSTSKELYVGQKRKGIFQHSSFLAGGATSAAGRLVVENGILKAVWPHSGHYRPTEENFQEFMSFLEENNVDLTHVKKSPAEEDDELAGRLGKSHSELVIAERSVPEKPETEVSEEPDGSVDKQFDLVFNKQTIAEDHQGNEEVNLNSSDTENDASYKRSSDDTEQQCSFWKRKLFLEEDRQEDQRETVPSELILRRINSKKGIKSYQLGKQLSLRWTTGAGPRIVCVRDYPSELQVQALEQVSLSPRSAAVAARFASPRT from the exons ATGCGGTCGCTGCGTTCCTTCCCCGGAGTTCTCGACGACTCCATGAACAATGGCCTCGAAGCTATCTTCTCTCGGCCGCCGACTCTGCGCTCCGTCAGCTTCAACGGCCGCGACTCCGATCCTTGCGTGCTCAAGACCTTCTGCCGTCGGATGAGTTTCAACCGGAGGGAGATGGAGATCCCCAAGAGGACTCTCTCGAGGCCTGCAGTTTCCCCCAAATTCTCGAGGCTGAACCCTTTTCCGAATCGTCGATTCGCCTCGCCGGAGGAGTTCGTCGGCCCCGGCAGCCCCAAGCACGAGGCCGCCGTGAAGCTGCAGAAGGTCTACAAGAGCTTCAGGACCAGAAGGCAGCTGGCGGATTGCGCCGTCCTCGTGGAGCAGCGCTG GTGGAAGCTGTTAGATTTCGTGCAGCTCAAGCGGAGTTCGGTGTCGTTCTTCGATCTCGAAAAGGCTGAATCGGCGGTGTCTCGGTGGTCTCGAGCAAGAACCAAAGCTGCAAAGGTCGGAAAGGGCTTGTCCAAGGATGAGAAAGCTCAAAAACTTGCTCTGCAGCATTGGCTAGAGGCA ATCGATCCGCGACATCGTTATGGACACAATCTCCATTTCTACTATGATTGTTGGGTTCAATGTGAGAGTAGGCAGCCATTTTTCTACTG GCTCGATGTCGGAGAAGGAAAGGAGGTGAATCTCGAAGAACAGTGCACTCGATCTAAACTCCAACAACAATGCATCAAGTATCTTGGTCCA AAAGAACGGGAGGCCTATGAAGTCGCGATTGAAGACGGGAAGTTCTCCTACCGGCAAAGCGGGCAACTCCTAGACTCATCCGATGGTCCAAAAGGTGCAAAGTTGATTTTTGTGTTGAGCACTTCAAAGGAATTGTATGTTGGACAG AAGAGGAAAGGCATATTTCAGCACTCTAGCTTTCTTGCTGGTGGTGCTACTTCTGCTGCTGGAAGACTGGTTGTAGAAAATGGAATTCTGAAG GCTGTGTGGCCTCATAGCGGGCACTACCGCCCGACCGAAGAGAACTTCCAAGAATTTATGAGCTTTCTTGAGGAGAACAATGTGGATCTTACTCATGTCAAG AAAAGTCCAGCCGAAGAGGATGATGAACTCGCCGGTCGACTTGGGAAAAGCCATTCAGAATTGGTCATAGCTGAAAGAAGTGTACCTGAAAAACCTGAAACTGAAGTATCTGAAGAACCTGATGGCTCAGTAGACAAGCAATTCGATCTCGTGTTCAATAAGCAAACGATAGCCGAAGACCATCAGGGGAATGAAGAAGTAAATCTGAACAGTTCAGATACTGAGAATGATGCATCATACAAAAGATCATCTGATGACACTGAGCAACAATGCAGCTTCTGGAAGAGGAAACTCTTCCTCGAGGAGGACCGACAAGAGGATCAACGAGAAACCGTCCCCTCGGAACTGATACTCCGAAGGATAAACTCGAAGAAAGGCATCAAATCCTATCAGCTAGGGAAGCAACTTTCTCTGAGGTGGACAACAGGTGCAGGACCAAGAATTGTGTGTGTTAGGGACTACCCTTCAGAGCTGCAGGTCCAGGCTCTGGAACAAGTGAGCTTGTCGCCGCGAAGTGCAGCCGTCGCCGCCCGGTTTGCTTCGCCGAGGACTTAA